Within Dermacentor variabilis isolate Ectoservices chromosome 8, ASM5094787v1, whole genome shotgun sequence, the genomic segment TGCCTATTAATGATGACAACCTGCTGCATGACAGTgtctgcaacagcagcagcacagtGGAACAGGTAAGTGCAATGCATATTGTACAATACTTTCTAATAAATTTTTGCAACAGTCATGTCTTCAAGCATGCGAAATTTTTTATATCATAATTGGCGCTAAGCAAAACTATTTCTGTTTCAAGGTGCTTCCATTGCTATTGTCTGCACAACAAACTTTGGAGGGACATACCAGAAATGAATATTTGAAACATTTGCAGCACCCTTAATATTAAAGTTTATTAATCTGTGAAATGTTTCACGTGTGCAGGTTTATGTATATGAAATCATCGGAAGTTTCTCAGGAACATTTGGGTAACAATGAATTGCATTTTTATTGTATTCTTTCTTTTCAGCTCATCACGAGCATGGAATGTGGAAATGAGTTTGGCAGCGACGAGGAGGACGCCTCGGTGGGTGATGCGGCCCTTGTAGACGCCGAAGCTCTGTCGTCAACACAGGGCTCGGCCACCGCCAGTGAAAACCCGTCGCCTCTGGTGTCCATGTCCGACAGCGAGGGCTCGCAAGCGCTAACACCACCAGCAGCTCGCAAGAGAGCCGAAAGACGGGCCCTGAAGAAACGGCAGCCCTCCCAGCAGTTGCTGTTGACACAAGTTGTCGAGGAGCAGCGGCAGCTACGTCTCAGTTTGGAGAAATCGAAAGAAAAAGAGCTTCGCATGCGCGAGCGGCAATTGAAGCTCGATGAAGCTGCTGCCGAGCGGGAAGAACGCTTGATAGCGGCGTTAGAAAAAATTGTTGGAAAATAGCGATATTTTGAAATAAACTGTTTTCCATTTTCTCCATTTGCTTCAAGTGATCACTTCAACTGACGCCAAACACTCCTTCAGGCATGCTAGAAAACAAACTTTGAAGTATGCTTCCTACTGTGAGGTTTCAGTTCATTGTGTTTTGTTGTGCCCGTTTCCAGAAATATTGAGCAAGGGCAGCTCTCACTTCATGACCTGTCGCAGTGGATGCAGTGGTGGTATGCGATGGTTGCTCATACAGAGCATCAAATGCAGTGGCTTCATTTTCCCACTGCTGCTCCACAGTGTCTCTCAGACCTTCACAAATATTGTGTAAAATACACGATGCCCTAATTGCATGCTTTGCATTGGGCAAGGTGCATTCCATCCTCTTCATGATAAACCTAAAGCGAGCTTTCAGCCTTCCAAATGCATTCTCAACAATGCGTCTCGTCCTTGACAGGTTGTAGTTGAAagcagcttcgtgtgtgtcgggCAAGGCATTTGAGAATGGCTTCAGGAGGTTAGTAGTGAGTGGAAATGCCTGGTCacacagaataattggtttcacCTCAACATCTTCAATCAGAGCTACGGGCAATGAAAAGTATGCGCCCTCAACCAACGTAGACAATCTCGACCTTGCATACACGTTGGCGTCGTGGCATCTGCCTGGAGCTCCGATATTTATGTACCGAAATCGGTACATATGGTCCACCATCGCCAGAAGTATGATGCTGTACCTGCACAGAAAGCAATACATAAATATGATTATGCACTTCAGTGTATTCTGCATTGCAATTTTCTGACCAAATGGTAGAAGTCATTTGTGTCCATAGTGCTGCTGAAGAGACCAACGCTACTAAGCAGCAATAGTTTTGTGCCATGCTAACAAAAAATATGCTCTACAAGAAATGTAATGAAGCAACCTCTCGCAAGTCAAATTTATAAAACTTTGATAACAAACAAGAACGAAAGACTGAAAATTATAATCTTTCAATTTCATACGTAGTTTTCTCTGGACAGTAAAACGCCCATAAGAAGTTTAATATTTCCCAAACTATAGACACAAGATCCAAGTTGTGTTCGTGAAATGGTgttataaaagtaaaaaaaaaacctttgcgTAGTGCTTACCATCCTTTATAGTTGTGGTAATCCACGGCGTTCTCCTTCGGTGGCGACACACAAAAGTGGCAGCCGTCAAGAGCGCCAATACCCTGAGGAAAGCCACTCAGAGCAAAAAATTCCCTGATGTGTTGTTTCAATTCTTGGCGGCGGATCATGTGAAGCCATTCCCCTTCAAGC encodes:
- the LOC142590669 gene encoding uncharacterized protein LOC142590669, which gives rise to MAAGQAHWSHADTFTLIRIWEDNLSDLRRAKRNQKVYAHIVEELLKAGVEKSLKETKTKIENLGNKYRDINKKKGTGCGQITWPFYWDIHKFLQALPINDDNLLHDSVCNSSSTVEQLITSMECGNEFGSDEEDASVGDAALVDAEALSSTQGSATASENPSPLVSMSDSEGSQALTPPAARKRAERRALKKRQPSQQLLLTQVVEEQRQLRLSLEKSKEKELRMRERQLKLDEAAAEREERLIAALEKIVGK
- the LOC142590668 gene encoding uncharacterized protein LOC142590668 → MADMATLEDDAKLQQVKRLVAAHFALRARRNNKRKRLDVLIDAQSRQSDEIEQRIQANSFTVAAVMASCSIVHRERWTFQRNERWFEDTLPNLGENHFKQAFRVSPPTFRYLVESCRSVLERQTTRLRKPISVEKRVAVGLYRLCSSAEDRTIAHLFGIGRSTVNVLCREFCKAVIDQLEGEWLHMIRRQELKQHIREFFALSGFPQGIGALDGCHFCVSPPKENAVDYHNYKGWYSIILLAMVDHMYRFRYINIGAPGRCHDANVYARSRLSTLVEGAYFSLPVALIEDVEVKPIILCDQAFPLTTNLLKPFSNALPDTHEAAFNYNLSRTRRIVENAFGRLKARFRFIMKRMECTLPNAKHAIRASCILHNICEGLRDTVEQQWENEATAFDALYEQPSHTTTASTATGHEVRAALAQYFWKRAQQNTMN